One part of the Spiribacter salinus M19-40 genome encodes these proteins:
- a CDS encoding carbohydrate ABC transporter permease — protein sequence MEKREYQWAWLMVLPVVLVVAFSAIIPLMTVVNYSLQDIFGPDSRFFVGTEWFVQTLRDPGLRDALGRQFLFSGAILVIQIPLGIALALCMPRKGPWVSVALVLLALPLLVPWNVVGTIWQVFARPDVGLAGVALNSLGFDYNYTGNTLDAWFTVLVMDVWHWTSLVILLCYAGLQAIPDAFYQAARIDGASRWAVFRYIELPKLKGVLLIAILLRFIFSFRIYAEPFVLTGGGPGNATTFLSQRLTTMAVGQFDLGPAAAFSLIYFLIILLFSYVFYLTILNMDRGA from the coding sequence GTGGAAAAGCGTGAATACCAATGGGCCTGGTTGATGGTGCTGCCGGTCGTCCTGGTGGTGGCCTTTAGCGCCATCATCCCGCTGATGACGGTGGTCAACTACTCGCTGCAGGACATCTTCGGCCCGGACTCGCGATTTTTCGTGGGTACCGAGTGGTTCGTGCAGACACTGCGAGATCCCGGGCTACGCGATGCCCTTGGCCGTCAGTTCCTGTTCTCTGGCGCGATCCTGGTAATTCAGATTCCGCTGGGTATTGCGCTCGCCCTGTGCATGCCGCGCAAGGGCCCGTGGGTTTCCGTGGCCCTGGTGCTGCTGGCCCTGCCGCTGCTTGTGCCCTGGAACGTCGTGGGCACCATCTGGCAGGTGTTTGCCCGGCCTGATGTCGGCCTGGCCGGCGTTGCCCTGAATAGTCTGGGGTTTGATTACAACTACACCGGCAACACCCTCGATGCCTGGTTCACCGTCCTGGTGATGGACGTTTGGCACTGGACTTCGTTGGTGATCCTACTCTGCTATGCCGGCCTGCAAGCGATTCCTGATGCGTTTTACCAGGCGGCACGGATCGATGGCGCCTCGCGCTGGGCCGTGTTCCGCTACATCGAGCTCCCGAAGCTGAAAGGCGTGTTGCTGATCGCGATTTTGCTGCGGTTCATCTTCAGCTTCCGGATCTATGCCGAGCCCTTCGTGCTGACCGGCGGGGGCCCGGGTAATGCCACCACGTTCCTGAGTCAGCGCCTGACCACCATGGCGGTGGGGCAGTTTGATCTGGGGCCAGCGGCCGCGTTCTCGCTGATCTACTTCCTGATCATCCTGCTGTTCAGTTACGTGTTCTATCTAACGATTCTCAACATGGACCGGGGGGCATAA
- a CDS encoding ABC transporter ATP-binding protein translates to MARIELNQLAHQYAPGGDYALQPMQHVWEDGGAYALLGPSGCGKTTLLNIISGLVQPSEGQVLFGEQNVTQLAPEQRNIGQVFQFPVIYDTMSVFDNLAFPLRNRRHGEDYVEQRVQHIAGMLGLDDVLTRRARNLTADAKQKISLGRGLVREDVAAVLFDEPLTVIDPHLKWQLRRKLREVHEQLNLTLVYVTHDQTEAMTFADKVVVMLAGQVLQVGTPQALFERPAHTFVGYFIGSPGMNFMDCQVEGSEAIVDGERIAVDPAMADAAAKAGGALQLGIRPGLIRPAAPGETGHRVKVDSVEDLGDYQLVSGHLGQHPLKIRLEESEKIGSDGLQVVFPRDNALLYADDKLVG, encoded by the coding sequence ATGGCCCGAATCGAACTCAATCAACTGGCTCATCAGTACGCCCCGGGCGGTGACTACGCCCTGCAGCCCATGCAGCATGTCTGGGAGGACGGCGGCGCCTACGCGCTGCTCGGTCCGTCAGGCTGTGGTAAGACGACGCTGCTCAACATCATTTCCGGGCTGGTTCAGCCCTCGGAAGGCCAGGTGCTTTTTGGCGAGCAAAACGTCACCCAGCTCGCCCCCGAGCAGCGCAATATCGGTCAGGTTTTCCAGTTTCCGGTGATCTACGACACGATGAGCGTGTTCGATAACCTCGCCTTCCCCCTGCGTAATCGCCGCCATGGTGAGGACTACGTTGAGCAGCGGGTTCAGCACATCGCGGGCATGCTTGGCCTGGACGATGTGCTCACGCGTCGGGCCCGCAACCTGACGGCCGATGCCAAGCAAAAGATTTCTCTGGGCCGTGGCTTGGTGCGCGAGGACGTGGCCGCGGTGCTCTTCGACGAACCGCTGACCGTGATCGATCCGCACTTGAAATGGCAGCTCCGGCGCAAGCTCCGTGAAGTCCACGAGCAGCTCAACCTGACCCTCGTCTACGTGACGCATGACCAGACCGAGGCGATGACCTTTGCGGACAAAGTGGTGGTCATGCTGGCGGGGCAGGTGTTGCAGGTCGGCACGCCGCAGGCGCTCTTCGAGCGCCCGGCGCATACCTTCGTGGGCTACTTCATTGGCAGCCCCGGCATGAATTTCATGGACTGCCAGGTTGAGGGCAGCGAAGCCATTGTGGATGGCGAGCGCATTGCCGTGGATCCGGCGATGGCGGACGCGGCGGCCAAGGCAGGCGGTGCGCTCCAGCTCGGCATCCGGCCTGGATTGATTCGGCCGGCTGCGCCGGGCGAAACCGGCCACCGGGTGAAAGTGGATAGCGTTGAAGACCTGGGCGACTACCAGCTCGTGAGTGGCCATCTCGGTCAGCACCCGCTGAAGATCCGTCTTGAAGAATCCGAAAAGATCGGCAGCGACGGCCTGCAGGTGGTTTTCCCGCGTGACAACGCGCTGCTGTATGCCGACGACAAGCTCGTCGGCTAG
- a CDS encoding ABC transporter ATP-binding protein: MSLVLEGVSRSVGGEMFLEDINLTFERGEFNVLLGLTEAGKTTMMRLMAGLEHPNKGRVIEDGADVTRVPVRKRSVGMVYQQFINYPSLSVYDNIASPLKLAGLEQSEIDRRVRTEAERLGIDHLIDRLPSELSGGQQQRCAMARALVRDAKLVLLDEPLVNLDYKLREGLRTELRTLFKDRDTVVVYATTEPEEALVLGGKTAVLHEGRLVQHGVTAECYRRPATTTVTQVFADPPMNLIQGQISDGQFQVEGLFKGALPAHMQDLAPGHYTFGIRPHHLYVQAQDHLIALQGDVEVAEIAGSVTYVHLEVAGHEWVVEERGVHQVHPGERLEIHLDPTRLYAFDGADYLAAAPDTERG, translated from the coding sequence ATGAGCCTGGTTCTTGAGGGGGTGAGTCGCAGCGTGGGCGGGGAGATGTTCCTTGAGGACATCAATCTGACCTTCGAGCGTGGCGAGTTTAACGTCCTGCTCGGGCTGACCGAGGCGGGCAAGACCACCATGATGCGCTTGATGGCGGGTCTGGAGCATCCCAACAAGGGCCGGGTGATTGAAGACGGCGCGGATGTCACCAGGGTCCCGGTGCGCAAGCGCTCGGTGGGCATGGTGTACCAGCAGTTCATCAACTACCCCTCGCTGAGCGTCTACGACAACATCGCCTCACCGCTCAAGCTCGCCGGCCTGGAGCAGTCGGAAATCGATCGACGGGTGCGCACCGAGGCCGAGCGCCTAGGTATCGACCATTTGATTGATCGCCTGCCCTCCGAGCTCTCGGGTGGCCAGCAGCAGCGCTGTGCCATGGCCCGAGCCCTGGTGCGCGACGCCAAACTGGTTTTGCTCGATGAGCCGCTGGTGAACCTAGACTACAAGCTGCGCGAGGGGTTGCGCACAGAGCTGCGCACGCTGTTCAAGGACCGGGACACCGTGGTGGTCTACGCCACCACCGAGCCCGAGGAGGCCCTGGTGCTTGGCGGCAAGACAGCCGTGCTCCATGAAGGCCGGCTGGTGCAGCACGGCGTCACCGCCGAATGCTACCGGCGGCCGGCGACCACCACCGTGACGCAGGTCTTTGCCGATCCACCCATGAACCTCATTCAGGGGCAGATCAGCGACGGGCAGTTTCAGGTGGAGGGCTTGTTCAAAGGCGCGCTCCCCGCGCACATGCAGGATCTGGCGCCGGGCCACTACACCTTCGGCATCCGCCCGCATCATCTGTATGTGCAGGCGCAGGATCACCTCATTGCCCTGCAGGGCGATGTCGAGGTGGCAGAGATTGCCGGGTCAGTCACTTACGTTCATCTGGAAGTCGCTGGTCACGAATGGGTGGTCGAGGAACGCGGTGTGCACCAGGTTCACCCGGGCGAGCGCCTCGAGATCCACCTCGACCCCACCCGGCTGTATGCCTTTGACGGAGCGGATTACCTCGCGGCCGCCCCGGACACGGAGCGCGGATAA
- the glpD gene encoding glycerol-3-phosphate dehydrogenase — protein MSSSAQQTNVYDVVVVGGGINGAGIARDAAGRGLKVLLVEQGDLANYTSSASTKLVHGGLRYLEYYEFKLVQKALAEREVLMGIAPHIIWPLRFVMPHVKALRPAWMIRMGLFLYDHLGGRKKLAGSKGVNLQQHEAGVPLDDSLKKGFIYSDCWVQDSRLVVLNCMDVEARGGKVMPRTRCTDAERSADAWQVELTDTVSGQIQTVTSRAVINAAGPWVAKFLGEAMHRNDDKDVHLVKGSHIVVPSMFDHDASYLFQNTDGRVIFAIPYEQRFTLIGTTDVAYEGNPADAEASDEEIEYLCEAVNRYFKQPITPADVAWTYSGVRALYDESDEENVSAVSRDYSLDLDDSAAPVLSVFGGKITTYRTLSRQAVDRVAPLLGAEITDWTGKVALPGGDMPNEDFDAYLAAIQQSRPWLPEAMAWRLVRNYGTAVETMLGEAGSLADLGEHFGSDLYEAELRYLAEYEWAMTGEDAIWRRSRIGLMLEPAERERVSAWFAGQNTKRATA, from the coding sequence GTGTCTTCCAGTGCGCAGCAGACAAACGTCTATGACGTGGTCGTCGTCGGCGGCGGTATCAACGGCGCCGGCATCGCCCGGGATGCGGCTGGCCGTGGTCTGAAGGTCCTGCTTGTCGAGCAGGGCGATCTCGCCAACTACACCTCCTCTGCCAGCACCAAGCTGGTCCACGGCGGCCTGCGCTACCTCGAATACTACGAATTCAAGCTGGTGCAAAAAGCGCTGGCCGAGCGCGAAGTCCTGATGGGCATTGCCCCGCACATCATCTGGCCGTTGCGCTTTGTCATGCCGCACGTCAAGGCACTGCGGCCGGCGTGGATGATCCGCATGGGCCTGTTTCTTTATGATCATTTGGGTGGGCGCAAAAAGCTCGCCGGCTCAAAGGGCGTCAATTTGCAGCAGCACGAAGCGGGTGTGCCGCTCGATGACAGCCTGAAAAAAGGCTTCATTTACTCTGACTGCTGGGTGCAAGACTCCCGCCTGGTGGTTCTGAACTGCATGGATGTCGAGGCGCGCGGTGGCAAGGTCATGCCGCGGACCCGCTGCACCGATGCCGAGCGCAGCGCCGATGCCTGGCAGGTCGAGCTGACCGACACCGTGAGTGGGCAGATCCAGACAGTCACCAGCCGCGCCGTGATCAACGCCGCCGGCCCGTGGGTGGCGAAGTTCCTGGGCGAAGCGATGCACCGCAACGACGACAAGGACGTGCACCTGGTCAAAGGCAGCCACATCGTCGTGCCGTCCATGTTTGATCACGATGCCTCCTACCTGTTCCAGAACACCGATGGCCGCGTCATCTTCGCGATTCCCTACGAACAGCGCTTCACGCTCATCGGCACCACCGATGTGGCCTACGAGGGCAACCCCGCCGACGCCGAGGCCAGTGACGAGGAGATCGAGTACCTCTGCGAGGCGGTGAATCGTTACTTCAAGCAGCCGATCACGCCGGCTGATGTGGCCTGGACCTACTCGGGCGTCCGGGCGCTCTACGACGAGTCCGACGAGGAAAACGTCTCCGCAGTCAGCCGTGATTACAGCCTGGACCTGGACGACAGCGCGGCGCCCGTACTGTCCGTATTCGGCGGCAAGATCACAACCTACCGGACCTTGTCCCGGCAGGCGGTGGACCGGGTGGCACCGCTGCTCGGCGCGGAAATCACGGATTGGACCGGCAAGGTCGCGCTGCCTGGCGGCGACATGCCCAACGAAGACTTTGACGCCTATCTGGCGGCCATCCAGCAGTCCCGGCCCTGGTTGCCGGAAGCCATGGCGTGGCGGTTGGTGCGTAACTACGGCACCGCGGTGGAGACGATGCTGGGTGAGGCCGGGTCGCTTGCCGATCTCGGCGAGCACTTCGGCAGTGATCTCTACGAAGCGGAGCTGCGCTACCTGGCGGAATACGAGTGGGCGATGACCGGCGAGGACGCCATCTGGCGGCGGAGTCGAATCGGGCTGATGCTCGAGCCCGCGGAACGCGAGCGGGTCAGTGCCTGGTTCGCCGGACAGAATACCAAGAGGGCGACCGCATAA
- a CDS encoding DeoR/GlpR family DNA-binding transcription regulator — MTAADQGAVELNRRQQAMLNLVQERGFVSVEGLAQHFRVTAQTIRRDINDLCSLGLLRRYHGGAGLPSSVENVAYQARQVLNPAEKDRIGAAMAARIPNQASLYITLGTTAEAVARSLRDHRGLRVITNNLNVAGILAENPGCEVIIAGGVVRHRDRGITGEATIDFMKQFKVDYAVMGISGIEPDGTLLDFDYREVRVLQVIMSHARSVLLGADHSKFGRNALVRVGDLSEVDELYTDGEPPLALRRQLQETDTKLVIVER, encoded by the coding sequence GTGACAGCGGCAGATCAAGGCGCCGTGGAGCTGAATCGTCGCCAGCAAGCCATGCTCAACCTGGTCCAGGAGCGCGGTTTTGTCTCTGTTGAGGGCCTGGCACAGCACTTCAGGGTGACGGCGCAAACGATTCGACGGGACATCAACGATCTTTGCAGCCTGGGGCTTTTGCGGCGCTATCACGGCGGGGCGGGTTTGCCCTCGAGTGTGGAGAACGTCGCCTATCAGGCCCGTCAGGTGCTCAATCCGGCAGAAAAGGATCGTATTGGCGCGGCAATGGCGGCGCGTATTCCCAACCAGGCCTCGTTGTACATCACGCTGGGCACCACTGCCGAGGCCGTCGCCCGTTCACTGCGCGACCACCGCGGCCTGCGCGTGATTACCAACAACCTGAACGTGGCCGGGATTCTCGCTGAAAACCCGGGCTGCGAGGTCATCATTGCCGGTGGGGTGGTCCGTCATCGCGACCGCGGCATTACCGGCGAGGCCACCATCGATTTCATGAAGCAATTCAAAGTCGATTACGCAGTGATGGGGATTTCCGGTATCGAACCCGACGGCACCTTGCTCGATTTCGATTACCGCGAGGTGCGGGTGCTGCAGGTCATCATGAGTCACGCGCGGTCTGTGCTGTTGGGGGCGGATCACAGTAAATTCGGCCGCAATGCGCTGGTGCGGGTGGGTGATCTGAGTGAGGTCGATGAGCTCTACACCGACGGGGAGCCGCCACTGGCGCTGCGCCGCCAACTTCAGGAGACCGATACCAAGCTCGTTATCGTTGAGCGGTAA
- the glpK gene encoding glycerol kinase GlpK codes for MAERDGIIAIDQGTTSSRAIVFELQGKIMATAQQEFPQHYPHSGWVEHDPQDLLDSTINTCRRAIRAAKAAGVHPSTIGITNQRETTVVWDRQTGEPVHNAVVWQDRRTAERCAALKAAGHEALIAERTGLLLDPYFSATKIAWILDNTHGARERANKGELAFGTVDTWLLWKLTGGRSHATDATNASRTLLFDIHRQCWDEELLGLFDIPLALMPEVRDSASAFGTTDADILGVALPVEGIAGDQHAAMVGQCCFRPGMIKSTYGTGCFALMNTGAEAVPSRNRLLTTTAYRINGEPTYALEGAIFIAGAAIQWLRDELGIIAHASQSEGLANDAEAEGLYMVPAFTGLGAPWWDPNARGAIFGLTRNTGVPEFVHAALDSVCLQTGDLLEAMAGDSGAQQETLRVDGGMVANNWLLQRLADLTGLAVERPEIIETTALGAACLAGLQHGHYESLEDLGSQWALNRRFEPAISRSAREHIVEGWHDAVRRTLTT; via the coding sequence ATGGCAGAGCGCGACGGCATCATCGCCATTGACCAGGGCACCACCAGTTCACGGGCCATCGTTTTTGAACTCCAGGGCAAGATCATGGCCACCGCCCAGCAGGAATTCCCGCAGCATTACCCGCACAGCGGCTGGGTAGAGCACGACCCGCAGGACCTCCTCGACTCCACAATCAACACCTGCCGGCGGGCCATCCGCGCGGCCAAGGCCGCCGGCGTCCACCCGAGCACCATCGGAATCACCAACCAGCGTGAGACCACCGTTGTGTGGGATCGCCAGACCGGCGAGCCCGTGCACAATGCGGTCGTCTGGCAGGACCGACGCACGGCCGAGCGCTGCGCTGCGCTGAAGGCCGCTGGACACGAGGCCTTGATCGCGGAGCGCACGGGCTTGCTGCTCGACCCTTACTTCTCGGCCACCAAGATCGCCTGGATCCTCGATAACACCCACGGCGCCCGGGAGCGCGCCAACAAAGGCGAACTCGCCTTCGGCACGGTGGACACCTGGCTGCTGTGGAAACTCACTGGGGGCCGCAGTCATGCCACTGACGCGACCAACGCCAGTCGGACGCTGTTGTTCGACATTCATCGCCAGTGCTGGGACGAGGAGCTGCTGGGGCTTTTCGATATTCCGCTGGCGCTCATGCCCGAGGTGCGCGACAGCGCCTCGGCCTTTGGCACAACCGATGCCGATATCCTGGGTGTCGCGCTGCCGGTCGAGGGCATCGCCGGAGACCAGCACGCCGCCATGGTGGGGCAGTGCTGCTTCCGGCCGGGGATGATCAAGAGTACCTACGGCACCGGCTGCTTTGCCCTGATGAACACCGGCGCTGAGGCCGTGCCCTCCCGCAACCGTTTGCTCACCACCACGGCTTACCGGATCAACGGCGAGCCGACCTACGCCCTTGAGGGGGCGATTTTCATTGCCGGCGCGGCGATCCAATGGCTGCGCGACGAGTTAGGCATCATCGCCCACGCCTCTCAAAGCGAAGGCCTCGCCAATGATGCCGAGGCCGAAGGGCTCTACATGGTGCCCGCGTTCACTGGCCTGGGCGCGCCATGGTGGGATCCAAATGCCCGCGGCGCGATTTTCGGGCTGACGCGCAACACGGGCGTACCGGAATTTGTGCATGCCGCCCTGGACTCGGTGTGCCTGCAGACCGGGGATCTTCTCGAGGCGATGGCCGGCGACTCCGGCGCCCAGCAGGAGACCCTGCGAGTCGATGGCGGCATGGTGGCCAATAACTGGCTGCTCCAGCGCCTGGCCGATTTAACCGGGCTTGCCGTGGAGCGACCGGAGATCATTGAGACCACGGCACTGGGGGCCGCCTGCCTGGCTGGCCTGCAGCATGGCCATTACGAGTCGCTGGAAGACCTGGGATCACAGTGGGCACTCAACCGGCGCTTTGAGCCGGCGATTTCGCGGAGCGCCCGGGAGCATATTGTCGAGGGCTGGCATGACGCGGTGCGCCGCACGCTGACCACCTGA
- a CDS encoding VOC family protein: MQYLHTMVRITDIDESLRFYCGLLGMEEISRRDSEQGRFTLIFLAAPADTDRARSEDKAPMLELTFNWDPESLSGGRNFGHLAYRVNDIYGLCQRLMDNGVTINRPPRDGHMAFVKSPDGISIELLQKGDPLPAQEPWTSMANTGSW, translated from the coding sequence ATGCAGTACCTGCACACGATGGTCCGCATCACTGACATCGACGAGTCCCTGCGCTTTTACTGCGGGCTACTCGGCATGGAGGAAATCAGCCGCCGGGACAGCGAACAAGGCCGCTTTACCTTGATCTTCCTGGCTGCGCCCGCCGACACGGACCGGGCCCGCTCCGAGGACAAGGCCCCGATGCTTGAGCTCACCTTCAACTGGGATCCAGAGAGCCTGAGTGGCGGGCGCAACTTTGGCCATCTGGCCTATCGGGTCAACGACATCTACGGCCTGTGCCAACGCCTGATGGATAACGGCGTCACCATCAACCGGCCGCCACGCGACGGGCACATGGCGTTTGTTAAATCACCGGATGGCATTTCCATCGAACTGCTGCAAAAGGGCGACCCCCTGCCAGCGCAGGAGCCCTGGACGTCAATGGCCAACACAGGTAGCTGGTAA
- a CDS encoding TspO/MBR family protein, with protein sequence MSRRDGLGLAGWTLLVVITAMGGILSPPGAWYAGLAKPPMTPPDLLFPIAWTVLYLTMIAAAWQVWRRIGLIAGLAVLLPFVAQLGANGLWSILFFQWHRPDLALVNLVVLLALVALTIWRFHRVHPPAAWLLVPYLVWLGYAGYLNIGIIVLNGPAPPA encoded by the coding sequence ATGAGCCGTCGGGACGGGCTTGGCCTGGCCGGCTGGACGCTGCTGGTGGTCATTACCGCCATGGGCGGCATTCTGAGCCCGCCCGGCGCGTGGTATGCGGGGCTTGCGAAACCCCCCATGACACCGCCGGATCTGCTCTTTCCCATCGCCTGGACGGTGCTTTACCTCACGATGATCGCGGCGGCCTGGCAGGTCTGGCGACGCATCGGGCTGATCGCGGGGCTGGCCGTTTTGCTGCCCTTTGTCGCCCAGCTCGGCGCAAACGGTCTGTGGAGTATTCTCTTTTTCCAGTGGCACCGTCCCGACCTGGCGCTGGTCAATCTGGTGGTGCTACTGGCCCTGGTGGCACTCACCATCTGGCGCTTCCACCGGGTTCATCCACCCGCTGCCTGGCTGTTGGTACCGTACCTGGTCTGGCTCGGCTACGCGGGCTACCTCAACATTGGCATTATCGTGCTGAATGGCCCAGCGCCGCCGGCCTGA
- a CDS encoding LysR family transcriptional regulator — protein MDRAAEMHMFVRAVDKGSFSAAARDLDLTPSAVSKQIRRLEDRLGVRLFNRTTRRVSLTEVGHAYYDRCSRIIQEIEEAEEAVTALNENPRGTLRVAATVAFGRVEVLPRISEFLERYPDLNVEFELTDRHVDLIEEGIDVAIQWREQMEDPSVIARRLCVNRRIICASPEYIRQHGKPHAPEELLEHNCLTLYEVSQFNDWAFEDPEHGHRVLHVKGNFRANTADGLYEAALAGAGLARLSTWLVMPAIRRGELVPVLPQYPHESSAYFVLYPHRRHLSRKVRAFVDYLVEIFTPVPPWEREGLEFTEAEWQERIRAD, from the coding sequence ATGGATCGGGCAGCAGAAATGCACATGTTTGTGCGGGCCGTGGACAAGGGCAGCTTCTCCGCGGCCGCCCGCGATCTTGACCTGACGCCTTCGGCGGTCAGCAAGCAGATTCGGCGCCTTGAAGACCGCCTCGGGGTGCGGCTGTTCAACCGCACAACCCGGCGGGTCAGCCTCACCGAGGTCGGTCACGCCTACTACGATCGCTGCTCGCGGATCATCCAGGAGATCGAAGAGGCCGAAGAGGCGGTCACGGCGCTCAATGAAAACCCGCGCGGGACATTGCGCGTGGCCGCGACAGTCGCCTTTGGCCGAGTCGAGGTGCTGCCGCGGATCAGCGAGTTTCTTGAGCGCTACCCCGACCTGAACGTGGAGTTCGAACTGACCGACCGCCACGTCGACCTGATTGAGGAAGGCATTGACGTGGCCATTCAATGGCGCGAGCAGATGGAAGATCCCTCCGTCATTGCCCGCCGACTTTGCGTCAACCGGCGGATCATCTGCGCGTCTCCCGAGTACATCCGCCAGCACGGCAAGCCGCACGCCCCTGAGGAGCTGCTGGAGCACAACTGCCTCACGCTCTATGAGGTCTCGCAGTTCAACGACTGGGCATTTGAAGACCCCGAGCACGGGCATCGCGTGTTGCATGTGAAAGGCAATTTTCGAGCGAATACCGCCGATGGCCTCTACGAGGCCGCACTGGCCGGCGCGGGCCTGGCGCGTCTATCCACGTGGTTGGTGATGCCCGCGATTCGCCGGGGTGAGCTTGTCCCGGTGCTCCCGCAGTACCCCCACGAGAGCTCAGCCTATTTCGTGCTGTATCCCCATCGGCGCCATTTGTCGCGCAAGGTGCGGGCGTTTGTGGATTATCTGGTGGAGATCTTTACCCCCGTGCCGCCGTGGGAGCGCGAGGGGTTGGAGTTTACCGAGGCGGAATGGCAGGAGCGGATTCGCGCGGACTGA
- a CDS encoding RSP_7527 family protein, with product MNHRELSPVEIDAALRQAEAIRSAYIAGACKSMVARIREGLGHRAAAQHGLTSA from the coding sequence ATGAATCATCGCGAACTCTCGCCCGTCGAGATTGATGCGGCCCTTCGTCAGGCCGAGGCCATCCGCAGCGCTTATATTGCCGGCGCCTGCAAGTCGATGGTCGCCCGCATCCGTGAGGGCCTCGGTCATCGGGCCGCCGCCCAGCATGGTTTGACCAGCGCTTAA
- a CDS encoding AzlD domain-containing protein has translation MIDPLWWLILAIGAGTYLWRGSFIVFGGRLQLPDLIRRGLNYVPPAVFAALVLPGLVRLTETSQLDGPRLAAGAVAALVAWRTRGTIATLVAGMIVLWVLRALGAQLFG, from the coding sequence ATGATTGATCCGCTGTGGTGGCTCATTTTGGCAATCGGCGCGGGCACCTATCTCTGGCGCGGCTCGTTCATCGTTTTCGGCGGGCGTTTGCAACTGCCCGATCTCATCAGGCGGGGGCTGAACTATGTGCCTCCAGCCGTGTTTGCTGCGTTGGTGCTGCCGGGCTTGGTGCGGCTAACCGAAACGAGCCAGCTGGATGGCCCGCGCCTGGCGGCAGGGGCGGTGGCGGCCCTGGTGGCCTGGCGCACCCGCGGCACGATTGCGACGCTCGTGGCGGGCATGATCGTGCTTTGGGTGCTCCGGGCGCTCGGCGCTCAACTATTCGGTTAA
- a CDS encoding AzlC family ABC transporter permease: MPQRRAAFATGLKAVAPMVAAISPFGVTAGVAGLDAGIGFELTMGFSLIVFAGASQLAALQLIDAGAASVLVIVTALLINLRMLMYSAHLGPHLAHLPLRWRTPMAYLLTDQAYALTISRVMGNEPPPSSHWFYLGAALPLWVFWQLSTAFGYWAGTAVPPSWELGFIVPLVFLALLVPAVRSRPAAVAALVAGTLSVLGQGLPAGLGLTLGASAGIIAGVLAEAWWRDD, from the coding sequence GTGCCCCAGCGCCGTGCTGCTTTTGCCACCGGTCTGAAAGCCGTCGCCCCCATGGTGGCGGCGATCTCGCCGTTCGGCGTGACCGCGGGCGTTGCCGGACTGGATGCCGGGATCGGCTTTGAGTTGACGATGGGCTTCTCATTGATTGTCTTTGCCGGGGCCTCTCAGCTTGCCGCGCTGCAGTTAATCGACGCGGGCGCGGCCAGCGTGCTGGTGATCGTGACGGCCTTGCTGATCAACCTGCGCATGCTTATGTACAGCGCCCACCTGGGCCCGCATTTAGCGCATCTGCCACTGCGCTGGCGCACGCCGATGGCCTATTTGCTCACAGACCAGGCCTACGCGCTCACCATTTCCCGGGTGATGGGAAACGAGCCGCCGCCTTCGAGTCACTGGTTTTACCTGGGCGCGGCGCTGCCGCTGTGGGTGTTCTGGCAGCTCTCAACGGCGTTTGGCTACTGGGCGGGCACGGCTGTCCCACCGAGCTGGGAGCTCGGCTTTATCGTGCCACTGGTGTTTCTGGCGCTGCTCGTACCCGCGGTCCGCAGCCGCCCAGCCGCGGTCGCCGCGCTCGTGGCGGGCACGCTCTCGGTGCTGGGACAGGGGCTGCCGGCGGGGTTAGGCCTCACCTTGGGGGCAAGCGCCGGGATTATCGCCGGCGTGCTGGCTGAGGCGTGGTGGCGCGATGATTGA
- a CDS encoding glutathione S-transferase family protein yields the protein MQLYTSPTSPYARLVRVVLLEKQLNERVDYHFLDPWETPAELLAVNPACRVPTLVTHQQDALTEAGVIVLYLERRYPEPRLMARDNVESVHSRLGAALGCLDAGIGLLVEQRHGDATTTLANRRREQLQRTTQALVEQIDSERDGDPDLGDLASAVALDWLDFRYPETVVWRDWRPSASDWLARMTARPAFAETAPPPA from the coding sequence ATGCAGCTATACACATCACCCACCTCACCCTACGCGCGCCTGGTGCGTGTGGTGTTGCTGGAAAAACAGCTCAACGAGCGGGTGGACTACCACTTTCTTGATCCGTGGGAGACGCCCGCCGAGTTGCTCGCCGTCAACCCGGCCTGCCGTGTGCCCACGCTTGTCACTCACCAGCAGGATGCCCTCACCGAGGCCGGTGTCATTGTGCTTTACCTCGAGCGCCGCTATCCCGAGCCCCGGCTGATGGCCCGGGATAACGTGGAATCGGTGCATAGCCGGCTGGGTGCTGCGTTGGGCTGTCTGGACGCGGGGATTGGCCTGCTGGTGGAGCAGCGCCATGGCGATGCCACCACCACTTTGGCCAATCGGCGCCGTGAGCAGCTTCAGCGCACCACCCAGGCACTGGTGGAGCAGATCGACAGTGAGCGGGATGGCGATCCGGATCTTGGTGATCTGGCCTCGGCCGTGGCACTGGACTGGCTGGATTTTCGCTATCCCGAGACAGTGGTCTGGCGGGACTGGCGCCCTTCTGCCAGTGATTGGCTGGCTCGCATGACCGCGCGTCCGGCATTCGCCGAGACCGCGCCACCACCCGCCTGA